The bacterium genome contains a region encoding:
- a CDS encoding glycosyltransferase, translating to MKKQLSDLKVAIVYDRVNKFGGAERVLLVLHKMFPKAPLFTAVYDQKKATWATVFPKVYTSFLQNIPFAKKKNELFGWLMPLAFEQFDFNSYDLVISVTSEAAKGIITGTNTHHICYMLTPTRYLWSGYDEYFKNQFLRFFSKPVINYLRWWDKIASKRPDKIIAISTEVKKRIKRYYNRDSEIIFPPVELPFHDSIQISDKDYYLYIGRLVKYKKVDLLIKTFNKLKPRLLIVGVGPEEQKLKAMAGDNVEFLGFVEDDKLIDVYQNAKAFLMPQEEDFGITAIEAQSFGVPVIAYKSGGALDTVVDGVTGLYFNSQDVASLQQAIEKFGTMSFNNSEIKRNAKSFSKKEFQRKLQRSLVRSYFSGRRWH from the coding sequence ATGAAGAAGCAGCTAAGTGATCTTAAAGTTGCAATTGTCTATGATAGGGTAAATAAGTTTGGTGGGGCTGAAAGAGTTCTTTTAGTGCTTCATAAAATGTTTCCCAAAGCTCCACTTTTTACAGCTGTATATGACCAAAAAAAAGCTACTTGGGCAACAGTATTTCCCAAAGTTTACACATCATTTTTACAAAATATCCCCTTTGCAAAGAAAAAAAATGAACTATTTGGTTGGTTAATGCCCCTAGCCTTTGAGCAGTTTGATTTTAATAGTTATGACTTGGTTATTTCAGTCACCTCAGAAGCCGCAAAAGGAATAATTACAGGAACAAACACACACCACATTTGTTATATGTTAACCCCAACACGTTATCTTTGGAGTGGATATGACGAATATTTTAAAAATCAATTTTTAAGATTTTTTTCAAAACCAGTTATTAATTACTTAAGATGGTGGGATAAAATTGCCAGTAAAAGACCAGACAAAATAATTGCCATATCAACTGAGGTAAAAAAGAGAATTAAAAGATACTATAATAGAGACAGTGAAATAATATTTCCTCCAGTTGAGTTGCCCTTCCACGATTCGATTCAAATTAGTGACAAAGATTATTATCTCTATATTGGTAGGTTGGTTAAATATAAGAAGGTTGACTTATTAATTAAAACATTTAACAAACTAAAGCCTCGCTTGTTGATTGTTGGAGTTGGTCCTGAAGAACAAAAATTGAAAGCAATGGCTGGTGATAATGTTGAGTTTTTAGGTTTTGTAGAAGACGACAAACTTATTGATGTATATCAAAATGCAAAAGCCTTCTTAATGCCACAAGAAGAGGATTTTGGTATTACAGCAATTGAAGCACAAAGCTTTGGAGTTCCTGTAATTGCATATAAATCAGGTGGAGCACTTGATACTGTAGTGGATGGGGTGACTGGCCTATATTTTAATAGTCAGGATGTGGCAAGTTTACAGCAAGCAATTGAAAAATTTGGTACAATGAGTTTTAATAATAGTGAAATTAAAAGAAATGCTAAATCTTTTTCAAAGAAAGAGTTCCAAAGAAAACTACAAAGATCACTTG
- a CDS encoding glycosyltransferase family 1 protein has translation MKGDYFIYTGNAYPHKNLVRLIQAVVLINSKYEIKLKISSSRGVFTERLKKLIIQNNAEKYVDLLGYVPDEKIVDLYKNSLAFVFPTISEGFGLPPKEAIEAGTVAVVSDIPVLKEVYGDSVVYFDPNNIESIASSLEAIVNMGNKERLEKIEYAKSFLKKYSWAKMAKETLKIYEEAAK, from the coding sequence ATGAAGGGTGATTATTTTATATACACTGGCAATGCTTATCCACATAAGAATTTAGTAAGACTTATACAGGCGGTGGTGCTTATTAATAGTAAGTATGAAATTAAACTTAAGATATCGTCAAGTAGGGGTGTTTTTACTGAAAGGCTTAAAAAGTTAATTATTCAGAATAACGCTGAGAAGTATGTAGATCTCTTGGGTTACGTACCTGATGAAAAAATAGTAGACCTGTATAAAAACTCGTTAGCTTTTGTTTTTCCAACCATATCTGAGGGGTTTGGCTTACCACCAAAGGAAGCAATTGAAGCAGGTACGGTGGCGGTTGTTTCAGATATACCGGTTTTAAAAGAGGTGTACGGTGACTCTGTGGTTTATTTTGACCCGAATAACATAGAATCAATCGCAAGTTCACTTGAGGCCATAGTTAATATGGGCAACAAAGAACGACTAGAAAAAATAGAATATGCAAAAAGTTTTTTAAAAAAATATTCTTGGGCCAAAATGGCAAAAGAAACCTTAAAGATATATGAAGAAGCAGCTAAGTGA
- a CDS encoding glycosyltransferase, which translates to MNILIDARLYGPKDTGIGRYTQKLVDNLSKIDSSNVYYILLRKDDYESLKFPNNWTKILADFKHYSFAEQFKLPLLLTKLKPDLVHFPHFNVPLFYFGKYVVTIHDLIMHKFAGGEATTRKFPIYQIWRLGYYIAFAKAIYGSTKIIVPSQAVKNEVVNYYKIQSNKVEVTYEG; encoded by the coding sequence ATGAATATACTTATTGATGCAAGGCTATATGGCCCTAAAGACACTGGTATTGGTCGGTATACTCAGAAGTTAGTTGATAATCTGTCTAAGATTGATTCTTCAAATGTTTATTACATATTACTTAGAAAAGATGATTATGAATCATTAAAATTTCCCAATAACTGGACCAAGATCTTAGCTGATTTTAAACACTATTCATTTGCCGAACAATTTAAATTGCCACTTCTCCTTACTAAATTAAAACCCGACCTTGTTCATTTCCCTCATTTTAACGTTCCACTTTTTTACTTTGGTAAGTATGTTGTTACTATTCACGACCTTATAATGCATAAATTTGCAGGCGGAGAAGCAACAACAAGGAAGTTTCCAATTTATCAAATTTGGCGCTTGGGCTATTATATTGCTTTTGCGAAGGCAATATATGGTTCAACTAAAATAATTGTACCTAGCCAGGCGGTCAAAAATGAGGTCGTTAATTATTATAAAATTCAATCGAATAAAGTGGAGGTAACTTATGAAGGGTGA
- a CDS encoding glycosyltransferase family 4 protein, whose translation MLLPFLPIDQMSGGQTRWYHLIKFLSKNHKITVVSLIRGDKEKELSYLPQIEKYCEKIMVFDRPKSPWTIRNLFLTLVTFNPLVVMRNFSLEERKAITKELKENDYDMIHAETFYVMPHIPKTSVPTVLVEPTIEFSVYQHYVDNEVPFYFKFIYLFDVIKLKWWEKYYWRKANRVFAVSEEDREIMEKELPGIKVGIIPNGVDVSYFEEKKVKRFVPARILYHGDYKWMQNVEAVNILIKDVWPLIKEKAKNVKLWITGRSVPKDILEIAKNDMNIIVTESPEDNRDVFKTASVLVTPIMSPGGTRLKVLESMASDLPVVSTPVGVAGLNIKKGKHALVSSQVSELAEMTLKVLGDTSLSSNLAREGKKFVANNFDWQSIVANLEKVYQEILNTNKKNNT comes from the coding sequence ATGCTTCTACCATTCCTACCCATTGATCAAATGTCTGGTGGTCAAACGCGGTGGTATCATTTGATTAAATTCTTATCTAAGAACCATAAAATAACTGTTGTCTCGTTGATTCGCGGAGATAAAGAAAAAGAGCTCTCATACTTACCTCAAATAGAAAAATATTGTGAAAAAATAATGGTTTTTGATAGGCCAAAATCGCCATGGACCATTCGTAATTTATTCTTAACACTGGTTACTTTTAACCCACTAGTTGTTATGAGAAATTTTTCACTCGAGGAAAGAAAAGCAATTACTAAGGAACTGAAAGAAAATGATTACGATATGATTCATGCAGAAACCTTTTATGTTATGCCACATATCCCAAAAACTTCCGTGCCAACTGTTTTAGTTGAGCCTACAATTGAGTTTTCTGTTTATCAGCACTACGTAGACAATGAAGTCCCATTTTATTTTAAGTTTATTTATCTGTTTGATGTTATAAAGCTTAAATGGTGGGAAAAATACTATTGGCGAAAAGCTAATAGGGTTTTTGCTGTTTCGGAAGAGGACAGGGAAATAATGGAGAAGGAACTACCAGGGATTAAAGTTGGCATCATCCCAAATGGTGTTGATGTTAGTTACTTTGAAGAGAAAAAGGTCAAGCGGTTTGTACCAGCTAGAATTCTATATCATGGTGACTACAAGTGGATGCAAAATGTTGAGGCTGTAAATATATTAATCAAAGATGTTTGGCCGTTGATTAAGGAAAAAGCTAAGAATGTAAAATTATGGATTACTGGTAGATCTGTACCAAAAGATATATTAGAGATTGCAAAGAATGATATGAATATTATTGTGACAGAGTCACCCGAGGATAATCGTGACGTATTTAAAACAGCATCGGTATTAGTCACCCCAATAATGAGCCCGGGTGGAACAAGACTAAAGGTATTAGAATCAATGGCATCAGATTTGCCTGTAGTTTCAACTCCAGTAGGTGTTGCTGGATTAAATATTAAAAAAGGTAAACATGCTCTAGTTTCTTCTCAAGTTAGCGAGTTGGCAGAAATGACGTTAAAAGTTTTGGGAGATACTAGTCTCTCTTCCAATTTAGCCAGAGAGGGTAAGAAATTTGTTGCTAACAATTTCGACTGGCAGTCAATTGTCGCAAATCTAGAGAAGGTTTATCAAGAGATACTGAACACTAATAAAAAAAATAACACCTAA
- a CDS encoding glycosyltransferase family 39 protein: MKTLVKNEYIILSFLIILGFFVRLYKIDNPVADWHSWRQADTSAVSRNYVNDGIDLLYPKYDDVSSIQSGIDNPTGIRMVEFPIYNALHASLTKAFPLFSLEIWGRLLTSLISLVTAFFLFLLAKKHYSSKIGLLSAFFFLFLPFNVYFSRVILPDPLGVLFAVSGLYYFGLNNIVSAILFALAFLQKPYLGVYLLPLVPEFLKKEKIKQHLVFGLIAFAPFLVWRFWTSLHPEGIPFYKWAFNGDKIRFHPAWFRWLFGERIGILILGTWGLIPYAFGLIKKYKHSLTSLKSSLPLRGKSNFSLNLNLAMLVYLIVVATANVRHDYYQIMIIPAISLSLALGTVYLWKRARVLLIVSLVTMFLVSWDRIKPFYQVNHPELMEIGKVVDETIPKTAKIVIPYNGDTAFLYQTKRKGWPAVDSSIDNIIKRGADYYVSINLGSPDTINFSKRFETVIKTDKFIILNLHMEIK; encoded by the coding sequence GTGAAAACACTCGTGAAAAATGAGTACATAATACTTTCGTTTTTAATAATCCTTGGTTTTTTCGTTAGACTTTACAAAATTGATAACCCAGTCGCTGATTGGCATAGTTGGAGACAAGCCGACACCTCTGCAGTATCTAGAAACTACGTTAATGATGGCATAGACCTTTTGTATCCAAAATATGATGATGTTAGTAGCATCCAAAGCGGGATTGATAACCCAACGGGTATAAGAATGGTTGAATTCCCAATTTATAATGCACTTCATGCCTCACTAACTAAAGCATTTCCTTTATTCTCTCTTGAGATTTGGGGAAGACTTTTAACCTCATTAATAAGTTTAGTTACTGCATTCTTTTTGTTTTTACTTGCTAAAAAACATTATTCTTCAAAGATAGGTTTGTTGAGCGCATTTTTCTTTTTGTTTTTGCCATTTAATGTATATTTTTCAAGAGTAATTTTACCTGACCCACTAGGTGTATTATTTGCAGTATCTGGGCTTTATTATTTTGGTCTAAACAATATAGTATCTGCAATTTTATTTGCTTTGGCGTTTTTACAAAAGCCATATCTTGGGGTTTATTTATTGCCTTTGGTACCAGAATTTTTGAAGAAAGAAAAAATTAAACAGCATTTGGTATTTGGACTAATTGCTTTTGCACCATTTTTAGTATGGCGCTTTTGGACCAGTTTACACCCTGAAGGAATACCATTTTATAAGTGGGCATTTAATGGTGACAAAATCAGATTTCACCCTGCTTGGTTTAGGTGGTTATTTGGTGAAAGAATAGGTATCTTAATTTTAGGGACTTGGGGACTTATTCCATATGCTTTTGGGTTAATAAAGAAATATAAGCACAGCTTGACTTCGTTAAAGTCAAGCTTGCCACTTCGTGGTAAAAGTAACTTTAGTCTTAATTTAAATTTGGCCATGCTTGTTTATTTAATAGTAGTAGCAACCGCCAATGTTAGACATGATTATTACCAAATAATGATAATTCCTGCAATTTCACTTTCCCTTGCCTTAGGTACAGTCTATCTTTGGAAAAGGGCAAGGGTTCTATTAATTGTTTCCCTTGTTACGATGTTTTTAGTGAGTTGGGATAGAATAAAACCTTTTTATCAAGTAAATCATCCTGAACTTATGGAAATTGGTAAAGTGGTAGATGAAACAATACCCAAGACTGCTAAAATTGTAATTCCATATAATGGTGACACGGCTTTTCTTTATCAAACAAAAAGAAAAGGCTGGCCTGCTGTAGATAGCTCTATAGACAATATAATAAAAAGAGGTGCTGATTATTATGTTTCTATTAACTTAGGTAGCCCTGATACTATAAATTTCTCTAAAAGATTTGAAACAGTTATAAAAACAGATAAGTTTATAATTTTAAATTTACATATGGAAATTAAATAA
- a CDS encoding O-antigen ligase family protein — MSKTKINFLALTNYLATKWQVILITAVLIVVPLFPKFPAFRIPGTYVAVRLEDFLLLAVFLIFSIPIISNIKRVIKNNVSRSILLFLVIGFVSLLSGVYLTQTVDLKIGLLHWLRRIEYMSLFFIGFIYISKFKDQGFFNYLIKILLLVNLFIFLYGLGQRYVNLPVILTQNEEYSKGIALRWVPGAHINSTFAGHYDLASYLVLTLPIFISAFFVLKDKMSKIILGISIFFGYWLLSVAVSRISIVAFILASTISLFLLKKYKEIVMVVALSLVVFGTAPDLQVRYKRIYDVIIQKVSSVVVVYAGEDGNVNEDRSTSIRLNVEWPRAIRAFYKNPLLGTGYSSITLATDNDYLRALGEAGLFGLMSFILIFIYMYKKIKTYVFSDNFKSIFIAGFVGSTIGIMMTAVFIDIFEASKFAIIYWTFAGLVIGGIKKQ; from the coding sequence TCAAAAACAAAAATTAATTTTTTAGCATTAACTAACTATTTAGCTACAAAGTGGCAAGTTATTCTTATTACAGCAGTTTTAATAGTTGTACCCTTATTTCCCAAATTCCCAGCATTTAGGATCCCTGGTACTTATGTAGCTGTACGTTTGGAAGATTTTTTACTTCTTGCCGTATTTTTAATTTTTTCAATTCCCATAATTTCCAATATTAAAAGAGTAATTAAGAACAATGTATCTCGCTCAATTCTTTTGTTTTTGGTGATTGGATTTGTATCTTTATTATCAGGTGTTTATTTGACCCAAACAGTGGACTTAAAAATTGGCCTGCTTCACTGGCTAAGAAGAATTGAATATATGTCTTTGTTTTTTATAGGATTTATTTATATTTCTAAGTTCAAGGACCAAGGTTTTTTTAACTATCTAATAAAAATCCTACTTCTAGTTAATTTGTTTATATTCTTGTACGGATTGGGACAAAGGTATGTTAATCTACCAGTTATTCTTACTCAAAATGAAGAATATTCAAAGGGTATAGCTCTCCGTTGGGTTCCTGGTGCACACATAAACTCTACCTTTGCGGGGCATTATGACCTAGCCTCATACCTTGTTTTAACTTTACCTATTTTCATTTCTGCCTTCTTTGTATTAAAAGACAAGATGTCAAAGATTATTCTAGGTATATCTATATTTTTTGGTTATTGGCTGTTGTCTGTGGCAGTTTCTAGGATTTCCATAGTTGCCTTCATTTTAGCCTCAACTATCTCACTCTTTTTATTAAAAAAGTATAAAGAAATAGTTATGGTTGTAGCTTTATCCTTAGTTGTTTTTGGTACTGCACCAGATTTGCAAGTTAGATACAAAAGAATATATGACGTAATAATACAAAAGGTTAGTAGTGTTGTGGTTGTCTACGCTGGGGAAGATGGTAATGTAAATGAGGACAGGTCAACATCAATTCGCTTAAATGTTGAGTGGCCAAGAGCAATACGAGCATTCTACAAAAATCCACTTTTAGGTACTGGATACTCCTCCATCACACTTGCAACCGACAATGATTATTTAAGGGCACTAGGCGAAGCTGGTCTTTTTGGTTTGATGTCCTTTATTCTAATTTTTATTTATATGTATAAGAAAATCAAAACTTACGTGTTTAGCGATAACTTTAAGTCTATTTTTATTGCAGGATTTGTCGGTTCAACTATTGGAATAATGATGACTGCTGTGTTTATTGACATCTTTGAGGCGTCTAAATTTGCAATTATTTATTGGACTTTTGCAGGCCTTGTTATTGGGGGAATTAAAAAACAATGA